The nucleotide sequence CGGTCTACGCGGGGAGCGCGGGGGGCATCATCGCCACCGTCCAGGTGCTGGGGGCCGTGGTCGTGCCGACGTTCATCATCACGCCGCTGGCGGGCACCAATACCACCATGCTTTTCGGCCTGGCGGCGATCTGCATGGTCCTGATGACGCTCCCCGTATTCTTTTTGCCCGAAGTGGGCGCCCGGGCCCTGGCCGCCCGCGCCGTCCCCGCGCCCGTACCCGCGCCCGCTCCGGTGGAATGACGATCCGGCACGGGGCCGTTCCGATCATTTCCACACCTTCACGACCCGCAGGAAGCCGGTTCCCGCGGGGGTGGTGAACTTTCCGACTTTCGTCAGGAAACCGGCCCAGTCCTGGTCGTTTTCATAGGCGTCGAGGTAGGAGACCAGGGCGGCGAGCGACGGCGCCGAAATCACCGTCAGGTGGCTGCTGTCGGTGCCGGCGCGGCCGGCCAGGAACTTCATCGCGCCGGGGCACCGTTTCCCGATCCCGGAGCGCATCAGTTCCCCGCTCGCCGCGACGTACTCGCGCTGGGGTCCGGCGACGTTCACGCTCACCGTGTAGCTGTAGTCCCCCGCCTTTTCGGTCCTGCCATTGTTGAGGAGCTGCGCGTAGAGGGCGTCCCCCCTCTGTGTCGCGACCGTGGAAGCGCGGCGCTCGAAGCGCGAGAATTCGGCCGACTTCGCCACGCCCTCCTGCGCGGCCTGGAAGCTCGCGTAGTCCGGGTAATTGATGACCAGGTAATGCGTCGTCGGGTCGGTGCCGTTGACCACCGCCGCCAGGAGCGTGGCCGTCTGGCCGAACCTGGAATCGCGGGTGGCGTACCAGGCGTCCAGAGCCTCCACCATCGTGGTTTCGTCGCTGACGACATAGGAGAGCACCTGCTCCACCTGCGCCGGAGCGCACACGCAGAACAGCAGAAAGACGGACAGCAGCAATGCAGGCATCGGTCTTTTCATTGGAATTCTCCCCGTTTCGGGACGGCCCGGAGCTGCCGCGGAAGGATGAGGATCGGCCCGCGGTCGCCGGCCGCCCGTTGATCAGCACAATCCAAGGCAAGGAGCTGGAGCGCCGGTGCATCCGGCTTCCACCTCCGGTTCGTGGCAAGAAACCTGATTGATTACATGATGGGCCCGCCGGGATGCCGAATCAAGCCGGATCACCGGGCGCCCCTGCCCCGGGATTCCACAAGGGGGGAAGGAAGTGTTCAGCCGGGGCGACCGCCCGATCCTCCCTTGCACTATAGGAATCAAATCCTGTTTTGCAGAGAAGAAAACCGGGCCGTGGCCGAATGGGTGCCACTGGACGGGGAGCAAAAACCCGGGCAAAGGATGCCGGGGACGCACTTGCCTGCGTTACTGCATGCCCGGATAGTGGTATGCTGGATTAGGAGCGGCTGCTTGATTCCGCGGCCCAACAGAACCGACAAATCCTGGCCGGGGGCCCCAACCGGGAAAGTGCCGATGAACGGAAACCGTGATTTCAGAGACCTGCTGCGGTGCCTGAACGAAGCGGACGCGCGCTACCTGATCGTCGGCGCCTATGCGGTGATCTATCACACGGAACCGCGCTATACCAAAGACATGGACATCTGGACGGACCCGGCACGGGACAATGCCGCCAAGGTCTGGGACGCTCTCGTGCGTTTTGGGGCGCCGCTGGCTGATTTGACTCCCGCCGATTTGAGCGATCCCGATGTGGTATTCCAGATAGGCATCGAACCCAACCGCGTTGACATTCTTCCGGCCGTCGAAGGACTCACTTTCCAGGAAGCGTGGGAGCGGCGCGCGATCGGAACCTATGAGGATCAGGAGATCTTTGTATTGGATTACGAATCCACGCTGCGCGCCAAGAAAGCCTCCGGGCGCGAGCAGGACTTGCTCGATGCCCGCAGGCTGGAAGCCATAAAGAAGAACCCGGTCTGAATGCAGTCGAACCCTGTGAACGGAAGGATCATGGACGAACCACCGACCAAGACCGATGACGGGCACCGCGTAATCATGTCGCGCGTGGTGCGGCGCAAGCAACAGGATGACAGGTCCTTCGACATCGAGTTCTGGGGGAAGGTGGGGGATGCGGGGCGTTTTGCGGCCGCCTGGCAGATGGTCAGGGAAGTTCGGCTCATGCGTGGCCAGAGCGGCGACCTGCCGGAAATGCAGAAAAGTGTAACGCGCATCCGGCGCCGATCCCTGGAACCGAAGCCATCAAATCCCTGAAATCGGGGGCATCCTGCCTTTCCCATTTCATGGCTCCTCCCTCCCGGGCGCAGGGCCGGGCCGAGGGATGCGTGTGCGACGTCCCCATTTTGATCCCTTTGTAGTACCATGGGCGGTATCGGCAGCCATTTTCGACACCTTTGTGGATGCAGGCAATATCTCGAGGAGACTTCCATGACGAGAAACGGATTTCGATGGGCGATGTCAGGGGGAGCGGTATGTCTTCTGCTCTTGGCCGGCGGGGCCGCGGCGGCGGCGCAGACGGCGGCGGACGCGTGCACGCGCGCCGATCTCTATGCCGCCACCGACGGGTTCTTCGCGGCCCTGGAGGCGCACGACCCGGCGCTCGCGCCCCTGGCCCCAGGCGTGAGATACACCGAAAACGGGCTGGAGGTGGCCGTCGGGAAGGGGGTGTGGGAAACCGCCGGCAAGGCGACGTTCAAGCGCCGGATGGCCGACACCCGCAAATGCGGGACGCACACCCAGGCCATCCTCGACGAGAAGGGGAACCCGCTGCTTTACGGCGTGCGGCTCAAGGTCGACGGGGGGAAGATCTCCGAGATCGAGGCGATCCTGGCCCGCGGGAAAGAGGTGCTCGACGTTCCGGCCATCCTCGCCACCGCGGACCATGACTGGGAAGCGGTCCTGCCGCCCGAAGAGCGGAGTTCGCGATTGTCGATGATCGCGGCCGCCGACGATTATTTCGAACTGTTCGTGAAGGAGCAGAAGCCGCACGTATCGGAGCTCGCCTACTCCGCCGCCTGCGACCGCTGGGAGAACGGTGCACAGACCACCAAGGGGGGGATGAACCAGGGGGTGGCCATGCCCGAGCACAACTGCTCCCCCAAAGGTTTTGCCGACATGAAGCACCCCTTCCGGCGCTTCCTGGTGGACGAGGAGACGGGGGTGGTGGTCGCCTACGTCCTGTTCAACAACGTCTGGCCCGACTTCCACATGTTCCGCATGCGTAACGGCCGGGTGGAGTGGATCCAGGCCTATTTCGAGTACGGCAAGACCTACAAGACGATCGGCTGGCCCTACGAGCCGCCGTGCGAATAGGCCCCGGGGGCCCGGATCCGGTCCGATCCGGGACCCCATCCCGGTTATCTCTTCTTGGGCGACTTGGACGGCCCGAACATCTTGAGGTTGACCGGCCCTCCCCAGTCGAAGGTGGTCAGGTCGAAGTTGGGAAGCCTTTCGGCGTCCAGGCTGGGCCCCAGGTAGAGCGCGTGGAAGAGCACCGGCTTGTGGATCGCCCGGAAATTGAGCGGGCTGTGCATCACCCCCTTGGGGATGTAGATGATGGTGGTGGAGGTGATGGTGTGCTTCTCGAACTCCTCCCCCATCCAGAAATCGATCTCCGCGTCGAAGCTCTTGCACAGGTCGGGCAGCTCGGCGCCGAGAAAGATGAGGAATTCGTCGTACTTGTGGGTATGGGGCGTCTCCCAGCAGACGGGGGCCTGGAACACCTGCCACCCGATCGTGGCGGTCGCGCCCGGCAGCGCGGAAGCGCCGCGGAAGTAGGTCTGCGGGCTGGCGATCTCCGGAAAGGGGGGAATGCTGTTGAGGGAGACGAAGTCGTTGGCCTTGGGCGGCTCCCCCTTGTCGCTGAGGAAGAATTTCCCGTACTTCGTCCCGTCGGTCGACGGGGCGTCGGCCGCGGCCAGGCCGGGCCGGGGCGCGAGCGCATCCAGCAGCAGCCCTCCGAGCGCCAGGCCTCCGGCGCCCGCGGTGATTTCCTTGACAAACCCCCTGCGCGTGGTTCCCTTTTCCCCGGTGCCGACAGGATCCATAATCTGTTCTCCCTTTCATGGATGATGGTGGACGAAATTGATCAAGCAATGGGGCCATCTTAGCACATTTGGGGTAGAGTACGGGATGCCGGAACGTAAAGGGGGGGTGAAGGTGGAAACGGACGGAATAGTCGGAATCCTGAGGCAGGCGGGGCCGCTGACGGGGTGGGAGCTGCTGGAACAATCGGGGATGGAGGCGCTCGCGCTCTGGCGCGGGTGCCGGGGCGCGGGCGGGATCCGGATGGAGTGCGCCGGCCGACGCTACCTCCGGCTCGACCGCGGCGTCGACGGCTACGCGCGCCTCTCCCCCTCCATCCGGAGGGAGTTTCTGACCTACACGGTCCTGGGGCCGGAAGAGCGGTCGGGCGAGGTCGCAGAGCGGGCGCGCCGGCTCCGGGCGGAGATCGCGGAGATCAGCCGGGCCAAGTTCGAGCTGGCGCGCGAAGCGGTCGCCGCGGTGACGGACGCCCTCCCGCCGTGGGAAGGGATCCGGGAGCGCGTCTGCTTCATCATCGCAGGGGACGTGACCTACGGGATGGCCCATGCCGTGCCGCGCCCCGAGATCAGCACCGGGAGGATGGTGCGGGGTTCGGACCTGGACATCATCGTCGTCGCCCGTGACGACGTGCCCGCCGAGGCCCTCTCGGCCCTGGACGAGGCGATCCTGCGCAAGAAGCACTACCTCCTCGTCCACCCCAACTACCAGGAGGAGATCGATTACCTGGTCAAGACCCTGTCCCGGGTGCGGGAGCAGCTCGAGTTCGACACCTTCCCCCATATGATCGCGGGCAAGATCCTCGACGAGGGGGAGTTTCTCTTCGGGAGCGAAGCGGTTTTCCGGGAGGTCAAGGACCTGGTCGGGGAAACGGGGATCCCGGCGAAGATCGCGGCGCTCGAGGCGCGCGCGGCCGAGAGCCGGCGGGAGGCGGAGGCCCGCCTGCTCGGGCCCGACGCGGCCCCCGGCGGGCGGGCCGACCTCGGCCTGTTCTACACCAGCGAGGAGGGGGACGAGATCTACTGACCTCAGCCCAGCCGGCCGGAGCCGGGATCGCGGAAAAATTTGAGGTCCTCGACCGGGACCGACGCCCGCGCCTCGCCCAGGTCCTCGAGTTCGATCCCCCGCCCGCGCAGCTCCGGCGCCCGGTCGAGGAAGCCGGCGGCGGCCAGGCGGTCGACGACGAAGATCATGTTCCCCCCGGAGCGGGCGAGGGTGTGCCCGTAGGAGATCGGGACCGAGCAGTCCGGCTCCATGAAGAGGGCGTCCGCGACGGCGTCCGCCTTGCGCCTGCCGCTCGCCAGCAGGAGCACCGTCCTCGCCCGGTAGACCAGTTCCGCCCCCATGGTCACGGCGTAGGCCGGGGACTCGGCCCGGCTCGCGAAATGCCCGTCGGCGACGGCGTTATGGACGGTGTTGTCGTCCAGCTTCACCAGGAGGACCTCGTTCCCCTCGAAGGGGATGCCCGCCTCGTGGAACCCGACGTGCCCCCGCCCCCCGACGCCGACGACATGCAGGTCGATGCCGCCCGAGCGGGCGATCTTCCCGGCGTAGGCGTCCAGGATCGTTTTCCTGACCCAGCGGAGATACTCCGAACCGGCGTCGGCCCGGATGACGACGGCCTTGCCCCGGTCGCTCCCCTCGAGCGTCCAGTCCCCGGGATGGGTGTTCAGTTCCGATTCGAGCCTGTCCTGGTCGATCAGGGCGGCGCAGGGGACGTTGACCTCGCGAAACTTGGTCGCGAGCAGCCCGAACAGTTCCTGGATCATGAAGAAGCCGTAGCTCTCCCGGTGCAGCGCCCTCTGCTGGGCGTTCTCCCCCGGCAGCCCGATGTATTCATCCAGGTTGAAGCTGGTGATCCGTGAAGGGTCGATCTCCCCGGCGTTCGCCGCCTTGGCCAGGTGCTTGTACAGCCCCGTGGGCGAATTGCCGGTGGCCAGCCCCAGAACGTAGGAGGACTGCGCGGCGAGGGTGCGGCGCACGTCGCCGATGACCAGGCCGGCGGCCACCTCGCTCATATGATCGAAATCCCGGGTGACGATGACCTTGAAGGGCATGTGGGTTTCCTCGGGCCGGGGTTACCGGCCGATGCACTGTTTGACGGCGTCCGCCAGGGCCAGGGTCAGCCGGCCCGTCATCTCCTCCGTGGGACCCTCCACCATGACGCGGCACATCGACTGGGTCCCGGAATAGCGGATGAGCACGCGTCCCCGCTCGCCCAGTTCCGCCTCCGCCTCCCTGACTTTCGCCTGCAGTTCGGGAAGGGTCTCGAGCGGGGGCTTGTCGCTGACGTCCACGTTGACGATCTTCTGCGGCGAGAGGCTCATGACCCCGGCCAGTTCCGACAGGGGCCGGCCGCTCCACCGCATGGCCCACAGCAGCTGCAGCGCCGAGATGATCCCGTCGCCGGTGGTGTGGTGGTTCAGGAAGATGATGTGGCCGGACTCCTCCCCGCCGAGGACGCCCCCCTTCTCCTGCATCATCTCCAGGACGTAGCGGTCCCCCACCTTGCTCACCCCCTCCCGGATCCCGAGCCGTTTCATGGCGGCGAAAAAGCCGAAGTTGCTCATCACCGTCGCCACGACGAGGTTGTTCCTGAGCAACCCCAGCTCCTTGTACATCCGGGCGCAGACGGCCATCACCTGGTCGCCCGTTATCTGGACGCCGCGCTCGTCCACCGCGATGAGCCGGTCGCCGTCGCCGTCGAACGCGAGCCCCACGTCCGCGCCGGTCTCGCGCACCCGGGCGGACAGGTCCCCGGTGTGCTGCGAACCGCAGTCACGGTTGATGTTGATCCCGTCGGGGGCGCAGTGGATGGCCGTCACGTCGGCCCCCAGCTCCGAGAAGACCGCCGGCGCCAGCCGGTAGGTGGCCCCGTTGGCGCAATCGAGCACGATCTTCATCCCCTCGAGGGTCTGGTCTTCGGGGAAGGTGTTCTTGCAGAAGACGATATAGCGGCCGCTCGCGTCCTCGATGCGCTTGGCCCGGCCGATCTCCTCCGCCGTCGGCCGGATGTCCCTGATCCGGCCGGAGGTGATCAGCTCCTCGATCTCGTCCTCCTCGGCGTCCGGGAGCTTGAAGCCGCTGCGCGAGAAGATCTTGATCCCGTTGTCCTGGTAGGGGTTGTGCGAGGCCGAGATCACCATCCCCGCGTCCGCCCTCATACTGCGGGTGAGAAAGGCGATGCCGGGGGTGCTCAGCGGCCCTACCTGCAGCACGTCCACCCCCATGGAGCAGATGCCGGCGGTCAGGGCCGATTCCAGCATGTAGCCGCTGACCCGGGTGTCCTTGCCGATCACGATCTTGTGCCGCTGTTTCGGGTGCTTCTTGCAGACATAGGCCGCGGCGCGCCCGATTTCGAGCGCCATCTCGGCCGTCATGGGGTGAACGTTCGCGATCCCCCTTACACCGTCCGTGCCAAACATGCGTCCCATTCATTCATCTCCGTTTTGGATGTTGCTCCAGAGGGCGCCGGCGCCCTCCACGATCTTCTCGAGCCACGCGCTCCCCTCCGCGCGCGCCCGCGGGGGGAGGCCGCCCACCGCCCGGCAGTGCCCGGGGGAGACGTCCGCCTCCTCCCATTCCTTAAGGAAAGAGTCCCGGTGCCGGGCCCCTTCCCCCTCCGCCGGACCCTGCTCGAGCCGCGCCTTCATTTCGGGCCACCGCCCGGCGAGCGCCTCCTGCTCCCTCCGGATCGCGGCCGGCAGTTCGGCCCCGGTATCGGCCCCGGCGTGCCCGAGGGAGTATGTCATCTTATCGGCCAGTTCCCCGAGTCTTTTCACCCGTTCCTGGAGCCCCTCCCCGATCCGGGCCAGGGCGCCGGCGTGGCACGCCTGCCGGAAGGGGTCGCCCCCCATGCTCCGGGAGCGCACGTGGAGGTACCACGCCCGGAGGGCCCAGAGGCTCCCGATATAGAGGAGGTTGTTGACCACGACGCGGCGGACCCCGCGATAGATCCCGGGGGCGAAAGGGCGCGCCCCCGCCGCCGCGGGGGGCGCCGCCGCGATCCTCCCCTCCTCCAGGATGTCCCCGCGCCAGACGGTGCCGGCCGGGATGACGCTCCCGTAGGCGATCCGGGCGGGCCCCACCAGCCCCCCCTGCCCCCCGAGGAAAATGGGGGCCCGGTCGAGGAAGACGCCGCGCGCGACGTCGCCGACGAGCGAAGGGGTGGCCTTGTCCTGGCGGGGGGTGAAGTTGAAGTGGATGTAGGAGGAACCGATCTCGCTGTGGTTCTTCCGGCTGGTGCCGCCCGCCATCAGGGCATCGCAGAAGTTTATCAGGCTCCCGGCGGTGACGTAGGGGAGAAAGATGGTCTGTTTCAGGCCCACCGCGTGGGCGCCCCCGGCCTCCTCCTCGAGGAGGGTCCCGGGGCGCACGTGGGCCCCGCTCCCCATGTTGGCCCCGTCGAGAAAGGTGGCGCCGGAGAAATACCCCCCCTTCAGCTCCACCCCGTGGCCGAGCTGGCACTCCTCGATCGTGACCGGGGCTTCCCGGCCGATTTCCGAGCCGGGGCCGATGGAGGTGGCGGCGCCCGAAACCCTGCACCCCGCATGGATCCGGACCCCGGCGGCGATCCGCTCCGGGATGACCGTCTCGTCGATCTCGACCGTGTGCGGGGAGGGGATCACCACCCCCCGCTCCAGGAGTTTCCTGACCGGCGGAGCCTGCTCTGCCGTTCGCGTCATCGGACCTTCCCCTCCACGTGGCGCCTATTCAAACCGGACCCAGTCGACTTCCACCCTGCCGGCCTCTTCGAGCGACAGCTCCAGCTCGCGGACTCCCGAGGGGGCCGTGGGGAGCGCGGCCTCGACCAGGCCCCATCCGGCCCCCTTCGGAACGGCCGCCCTCACCGTGAGGGGCGCTCCCCCCTTCCCGATACGGAGCGCCACGGCGGCGCCCGATTCCGACCTCGCCCGGATCTGCAGCGTCTTCACCTTCCGGCCGTCGAAATCGACGTCGGCGAAGCGGACGTACGCCCCCTTCTCCTCCAGCACCGTCTTCCACCCGTCAAATGGGTTCTTTTCATCCAGGAAGGCGATCGAGGCCCCCGACGCGCTGACGGCGCTCCAGCGGTCGAGCTGGATTTCGCGGTCGGCCGGGACGATGCCCACCCCCCGCAGGGTGGGGATCACCTTCCGGATCGTGCCGTCCCCGTTGAAGGAGAGGCGGTCGGCCCGGATAGAGCGGTTCTTGTCGAAGGAGGGGGACAGGTCGTTGTGGTGGTAGAACAGGAGCCACTCCCCCTTGTATTCGAGGATGGAATGATGGTTGGTCCAGCAACCGGACGGGTGCTCGTCCATGAGGACGCCCTTGTATTCGAAGGGGCCCAGGGGGCCGGGGCCCATGCCGTAGACGAGGGCCTCCGTCTTCTCGATCACATGGGGGAAGGTGAAGTAGTAGATGCCGTTGCGCTCGAAGAGGAAGGGCCCCTCCTTCATCCCCTCGGGGAACTTCCCGATCACCTGCGGCCTGCCGTCCAGCCCGAGCATGTCGGGCCTGAGCCTGGCCCCGAGCAGCCCCTGGCCGACGCCGGCCCAGTAGAGGTAGGCCTGCCCGTCCCGGTCGATGAAGACGTTGGGGTCGATGCCCGAAACCCCCGCGATCGGCTTCGGCTCGGGCGCGAAGGGCCCGTGGGGCCGGTCGGAGACCGCCACTCCGACCGTCATCCCCGCGGCCCCCTCCCCCCCCTTGGAGATGGCGGGAAAATAGAAGTAGTACTTCCCGTCCTTAAAATAACAGTCGGGCGCCCACATGCTGTTCTTGGAAGCGTCCACCCAGGGGACCGTTTCCTGGTCGACGATGACGCCGTGATCGGTCCAGTCGACCAGGTTCTCCGAGGAAAAGACGTGATAGTCCTTCATGCAGAACCACTCGGTGCCGCACTGGACGTCGTGGGACGGGTAGACGTAGACCCTCCCCTCGAACACCCTGGCGGTCGGGTCGGCGGTGAACTGGTCCCGGATGAGGGGGTTCTGCGCCATGGCGACCGCGGCGCCCAGGAGAAGGAAGCATGGGAAAAGACCCGGATCCGCTTTTTTCATCATCGGCCCTCTCTTGGAGTTGATTCGCCGCCTGGATGCCGGAGGGATCACGGTTCCTTCCGGCGCGGCAGGAGGATCTCAGTATACATTCCCCGGAATGGAGTTCCGATTGTTTTTCTCCCCCCCGCGTCCGGCCGGGCGGGACGCCCGTCCCCTCCCCCGGAGGCGGAACGGACCCGGTCCGGGTCCCATGACGGCGGCCGATTCTTTGCGGCTTTGAGTCTTTGCGTCTTCAGGGTACACTCGATAGAGCAGGCCGGCGCCTGCCAGGAGAGAAACCGATCCCATGAAACGCCCGATTCGACTCCGGATGCTCCTCCCCCTCCTTGCCGCGTTCCTCCTCGCGCCCGGGCCGCTGCCGGGCCAGAACGGGGGGGATGCGCGCCTCATCCGCGAGATCGAGGACACCCTGATCGCCCCCTGCTGCTGGAACCAGCCGATTTCGCAGCATTACTCGGAGGTGTCCGAGCAGATGCGGCAGGAGGTCCGCGCCATGGTGGCCGCGGGGAAATCGAAGCGCGAAATCCTCGATCACTATGTCGCCATCTACGGCGAACGGATCCTGGCCGCGCCGCGCGCGCGGGGGATCAACGCCCTGGCCTATCTCCTCCCCTGGGCCGCCCTGATCGCCGGCGGGGGGTATCTCCTGGCGCTGCTGCGGAAGCGGCGCCGGGCCGCCCTGGCCGCCCCGGCCGCGCCCCCCCCGCCGGCGGACGCCCGTTACGACGCGGTGATCGACAAGGAGCTCGAGGAACTGGACACCTAGGTCCGGGCACGACAGCCATGGCACAACTCCCCCGCACGGAACCCCACACATTCAACGAGCAGTTCGAAGCGATGGCGCGCCGCGTCCCGGACCGGACCGCCTTCCGGCTCAAGACTCCGGGGGGCTACACCTCCGTCTCCTACCGCGAAGCCTACTCCCGGGCCCGGGGGGTCGCCGTCGGCCTGGCCGGCCTCGGGCTGGAACCGTCGAGCCGCGTGGCCGTTCTCTCGGAAAACCGCCCGGAATGGGTGACGGCCTACCTCGGGGCCTATCTCTCCGGGATGGTCGCCGTCCCCCTCGACACCCAGATATCGCCCGAGGAATGGCGCCGGCTGATCGAGGACTCCGACTCGCGGGTGATTTTCGTGAGCGGGCTGCTGCGCGAGAGGCTCGAGCAGGCCCTCGAGGGAGGGGGGACGCACCGCGAGGTGATCTCTTTCGACCCGCTCCCGGAAAAGCAGGGAACGCGCCGGGAACTCGCGGGATTCCTCGAGTGGGCGTCGGCTCTCCCCGGCCCTCCCCCGCTTCCGCGGTGCGCCCCCTCGGATGTCGTCACCATCATCTACACCTCGGGGACCACCGGGACCCCGAAGGGGGTGTGCCTCACCCACGGGAACATCCTCTCCGAAATCGAGAGCGCCCTCGGCGTCATCCCCCTCCGGGACGACGAGGCGTTCCTCTGCCTGCTGCCGCTGCAGCACGTGCTGGCCTCGGTGATCAACGTCCTGATCCCCCTCTACCTCGGGGGGCAGGTGGTGTTCGCCGACACTCTCCGGCGGACGGAAATCCTCGCGGCGCTCGAGGAGGCCGGGATCACGATCCTGGTCACCGTGCCCCAGTTCTTCTATCTTTTCCACAACCGGATCCAGGAAGAGCTGGGAAAAAAGCCGGCGCTCGCGCGCCGCGCCTTCCGGGCTCTGCTCCGGCTGAACCGCTTCACGATGGGCGCGCTCGGCCTCAACCTGGGACCCCGCCTCTTCGCCCGCATCCACCGCGGTTTCGGCCCGACGCTGCGCCTCTTCATCAGCGGCGGCTCCGCCTTCGACCCGGCGGTGGCACGGGACTTTCACGACATGGGGTTTACCATTCTCCAGGGGTACGGCCTGACCGAGACGACGGGCGCCTGCGCGGTCACGCCGATCGAACGCAACGTGATCGGCTCGGTGGGCCCGGCGCTCCCGGGGACCGACGTGCGCATCGCCGACCCGGACGAGGCCGGCGTCGGCGAGATCCTGGTCCGCGGCCCCGTCGTCATGCGGGAGTACTACCACAACCCCGAGGCCACGCGCGAAGCCGTCCGCGACGGCTGGTTTCACACGGGGGACCTCGGGAGGCTCGACGAGCAGGGAAACCTCTTCGTCACCGGGCGCAGCAAGGAAGTCATCGTGCTCCCCAACGGGAAGAACATCTACCCGGACGAGCTGGAAACGTATTACGGGCGGTGCAGCGCGATCCAGGAGATCGCGGTCATCGGGGTGGTCTCCCCGCAGGAGCGCGGGGAACGGTTGCACGCGGTCATCGTCCCCGATTTCGATTACCTGAAATCGAAAAAAATGGCCAACACGCGCGAAATCCTGCGCGACGAAATCGCCGCGCTCTCCAACCGCCTTCCCAAATACAAGCGCCTGATGAGCTACCAGCTGCAGTCCGAGCCGCTGCCGCGCACCACGACACGCAAGATCAAGCGGATCGAACTGAAACGGCTGGTGGAGAGCGGGCAGCTGCGGGAGGGGGAAATCGCGGCGGAGCCGGCCGCGGCGAGCGCAGGGGACCGGGCCCTGATGGAATCGGCCGTCGGGCGGGAGGTCGCCCGCTGCCTCGGCGAGACCTATCACCGGGATGCGGCCCTCTCTCCCTCCATGAACCTCGAACTGGACCTGGGATTCGACTCCATGGAAAAGGTCGAGCT is from Acidobacteriota bacterium and encodes:
- a CDS encoding twin-arginine translocation signal domain-containing protein, producing the protein MDPVGTGEKGTTRRGFVKEITAGAGGLALGGLLLDALAPRPGLAAADAPSTDGTKYGKFFLSDKGEPPKANDFVSLNSIPPFPEIASPQTYFRGASALPGATATIGWQVFQAPVCWETPHTHKYDEFLIFLGAELPDLCKSFDAEIDFWMGEEFEKHTITSTTIIYIPKGVMHSPLNFRAIHKPVLFHALYLGPSLDAERLPNFDLTTFDWGGPVNLKMFGPSKSPKKR
- a CDS encoding 6-phosphogluconolactonase encodes the protein MPFKVIVTRDFDHMSEVAAGLVIGDVRRTLAAQSSYVLGLATGNSPTGLYKHLAKAANAGEIDPSRITSFNLDEYIGLPGENAQQRALHRESYGFFMIQELFGLLATKFREVNVPCAALIDQDRLESELNTHPGDWTLEGSDRGKAVVIRADAGSEYLRWVRKTILDAYAGKIARSGGIDLHVVGVGGRGHVGFHEAGIPFEGNEVLLVKLDDNTVHNAVADGHFASRAESPAYAVTMGAELVYRARTVLLLASGRRKADAVADALFMEPDCSVPISYGHTLARSGGNMIFVVDRLAAAGFLDRAPELRGRGIELEDLGEARASVPVEDLKFFRDPGSGRLG
- a CDS encoding phosphoglucosamine mutase; the encoded protein is MGRMFGTDGVRGIANVHPMTAEMALEIGRAAAYVCKKHPKQRHKIVIGKDTRVSGYMLESALTAGICSMGVDVLQVGPLSTPGIAFLTRSMRADAGMVISASHNPYQDNGIKIFSRSGFKLPDAEEDEIEELITSGRIRDIRPTAEEIGRAKRIEDASGRYIVFCKNTFPEDQTLEGMKIVLDCANGATYRLAPAVFSELGADVTAIHCAPDGININRDCGSQHTGDLSARVRETGADVGLAFDGDGDRLIAVDERGVQITGDQVMAVCARMYKELGLLRNNLVVATVMSNFGFFAAMKRLGIREGVSKVGDRYVLEMMQEKGGVLGGEESGHIIFLNHHTTGDGIISALQLLWAMRWSGRPLSELAGVMSLSPQKIVNVDVSDKPPLETLPELQAKVREAEAELGERGRVLIRYSGTQSMCRVMVEGPTEEMTGRLTLALADAVKQCIGR
- a CDS encoding family 43 glycosylhydrolase translates to MKKADPGLFPCFLLLGAAVAMAQNPLIRDQFTADPTARVFEGRVYVYPSHDVQCGTEWFCMKDYHVFSSENLVDWTDHGVIVDQETVPWVDASKNSMWAPDCYFKDGKYYFYFPAISKGGEGAAGMTVGVAVSDRPHGPFAPEPKPIAGVSGIDPNVFIDRDGQAYLYWAGVGQGLLGARLRPDMLGLDGRPQVIGKFPEGMKEGPFLFERNGIYYFTFPHVIEKTEALVYGMGPGPLGPFEYKGVLMDEHPSGCWTNHHSILEYKGEWLLFYHHNDLSPSFDKNRSIRADRLSFNGDGTIRKVIPTLRGVGIVPADREIQLDRWSAVSASGASIAFLDEKNPFDGWKTVLEEKGAYVRFADVDFDGRKVKTLQIRARSESGAAVALRIGKGGAPLTVRAAVPKGAGWGLVEAALPTAPSGVRELELSLEEAGRVEVDWVRFE
- a CDS encoding AMP-binding protein, with product MAQLPRTEPHTFNEQFEAMARRVPDRTAFRLKTPGGYTSVSYREAYSRARGVAVGLAGLGLEPSSRVAVLSENRPEWVTAYLGAYLSGMVAVPLDTQISPEEWRRLIEDSDSRVIFVSGLLRERLEQALEGGGTHREVISFDPLPEKQGTRRELAGFLEWASALPGPPPLPRCAPSDVVTIIYTSGTTGTPKGVCLTHGNILSEIESALGVIPLRDDEAFLCLLPLQHVLASVINVLIPLYLGGQVVFADTLRRTEILAALEEAGITILVTVPQFFYLFHNRIQEELGKKPALARRAFRALLRLNRFTMGALGLNLGPRLFARIHRGFGPTLRLFISGGSAFDPAVARDFHDMGFTILQGYGLTETTGACAVTPIERNVIGSVGPALPGTDVRIADPDEAGVGEILVRGPVVMREYYHNPEATREAVRDGWFHTGDLGRLDEQGNLFVTGRSKEVIVLPNGKNIYPDELETYYGRCSAIQEIAVIGVVSPQERGERLHAVIVPDFDYLKSKKMANTREILRDEIAALSNRLPKYKRLMSYQLQSEPLPRTTTRKIKRIELKRLVESGQLREGEIAAEPAAASAGDRALMESAVGREVARCLGETYHRDAALSPSMNLELDLGFDSMEKVELLASLEQRLELRLPEDFGAEIFTLADLIRRLEQEAVAGTGAGAASRQSWETILAAGSTEDSLPVSGPVVSLVKYLLARLLYFVLFLPLLRLETRGLGNLPARGPYLVCPNHQSYLDAFVLVSTLPYGLFRRMFFVGYSFMFTSRLMKLAARLTNIVPVDPDAHLLRAMKAGAAGLRRGLILCIFPEGGRSYDGKLQDFKKGAAILARELGVPMVPAAIDGTHAVWPRDSLRIRPHKVRITFGAPIPPPPPAGDDAYAEDTDRLRREVALLLAQ